In a genomic window of Nostoc sp. UHCC 0870:
- a CDS encoding GNAT family N-acetyltransferase, with the protein MKSELPIITSDRLLLRIGIQEDIPKILNYFIENKDFLTPFYPTWADHFFTDEYWEYQLENNFLEFIHDQSLKLFLFPKKQPTEVIGTINFNNFIRGAAHFCHVGYSLAETAQGQGYMTEGLRASTDYIFQEFNFHRIMANYMPHNQRSGNVLKRLGFIVEGYARDYLLINGTWQDHILTSLINPYWQPNEY; encoded by the coding sequence ATGAAATCAGAACTACCCATAATTACCAGCGATCGCCTACTATTGCGAATAGGTATTCAAGAAGATATACCCAAAATTCTCAATTATTTTATAGAAAATAAAGATTTTCTCACCCCATTTTATCCTACTTGGGCAGATCATTTCTTCACAGACGAATATTGGGAATATCAACTAGAAAATAACTTTTTAGAGTTTATTCACGACCAGTCTTTAAAACTATTTCTTTTTCCCAAAAAACAACCCACAGAAGTTATTGGCACTATCAACTTTAATAATTTTATCAGGGGTGCTGCCCATTTTTGCCATGTGGGTTATAGTCTAGCAGAGACTGCCCAGGGTCAGGGTTATATGACCGAAGGATTACGGGCATCAACTGACTATATTTTTCAAGAATTCAATTTTCACCGCATCATGGCGAACTATATGCCCCACAATCAGCGCAGTGGAAACGTTCTAAAAAGACTAGGCTTTATTGTAGAAGGTTATGCCAGAGACTATTTATTAATTAACGGTACGTGGCAAGACCATATTTTGACTAGTCTAATCAATCCTTACTGGCAACCAAATGAGTATTAA
- the bioB gene encoding biotin synthase BioB: MLMSGIRYDWQEVEIREIYNTPLLELIYQAASVHRQYHNPKQIQVCKLISIKTGGCPEDCSYCAQSSRYQTEVKPQALLDKETVLNIAQNAKEKGVSRVCMGAAWREVRDNSQFDQVLDMVKDVTDMGLEVCCTLGMLTANQAKRLETAGLYAYNHNLDTSEEYYSTIITSRTYSDRLNTIENVRQTNVTVCSGGILGLGETVEDRVSMLHTLANLHPHPESVPINILSQVAGTPLENQPDVPIWDIVRMIATARIVMPTSDVRLSAGRARLSQVEQAFCFMAGANSIFSSDDNKMLTVTTPCPDYDADQEMLNLFGLEMRPPSQRANRVASQIGV; encoded by the coding sequence ATGCTAATGTCGGGAATACGCTACGATTGGCAAGAAGTAGAGATTCGGGAAATCTATAATACACCATTGCTAGAGCTAATTTATCAAGCTGCTAGCGTTCATCGTCAATATCACAACCCCAAACAAATCCAAGTCTGTAAGCTGATATCCATTAAAACCGGTGGGTGTCCAGAAGATTGTAGCTACTGCGCCCAATCTTCCCGTTATCAAACCGAAGTCAAACCCCAAGCACTGTTAGATAAAGAAACAGTCCTTAACATCGCCCAAAATGCTAAAGAAAAAGGTGTTAGTCGTGTGTGCATGGGTGCAGCATGGCGGGAAGTGCGCGACAATTCTCAATTTGATCAAGTCCTAGATATGGTCAAAGATGTCACTGACATGGGTTTAGAAGTGTGCTGTACCTTGGGGATGCTAACAGCAAACCAAGCCAAACGATTAGAAACAGCTGGACTGTATGCTTACAACCATAACTTAGATACTTCTGAAGAATATTACAGCACAATTATCACTAGTAGAACTTATAGCGATCGCCTAAATACCATCGAAAATGTCCGGCAAACCAATGTTACCGTATGTTCCGGCGGTATCCTTGGTTTAGGCGAAACCGTCGAGGATCGTGTTTCCATGTTACACACCCTGGCTAACCTCCATCCTCATCCAGAATCAGTACCAATTAATATTCTCTCCCAAGTAGCAGGTACGCCCTTAGAAAACCAACCAGATGTCCCCATTTGGGATATTGTCAGGATGATAGCCACAGCCCGGATAGTTATGCCAACTTCCGACGTGCGCTTAAGTGCTGGTAGGGCGAGACTGTCTCAAGTAGAACAAGCCTTCTGCTTCATGGCGGGGGCTAACTCCATCTTTTCCAGCGACGACAACAAGATGTTAACAGTCACTACCCCCTGTCCAGACTACGATGCAGACCAAGAAATGCTGAATTTATTCGGCTTAGAAATGCGTCCCCCGTCCCAAAGAGCAAATCGGGTAGCTAGTCAAATAGGGGTGTAA
- a CDS encoding Uma2 family endonuclease, producing MLLQADNQLTLQEFLNLPPGEGDTTYELVDGKSIPKMSPKFFHAKLTHVILSLIEELTQEKGIVCPEWAVLLKKQGIDWIPVPDIVYISHERLPADWNEDEACPVPPDLVIEIISPGQTFGKMAAKAQHYLNANVLRVWVLDSKARSITVFYPDAAPKTYMGDELIKDSLLPELQFTAEQVFQKAKIPLK from the coding sequence ATGCTTCTCCAAGCTGACAATCAATTGACCTTACAAGAGTTCTTAAATCTCCCCCCAGGTGAGGGAGATACCACCTACGAACTCGTTGATGGTAAATCAATTCCTAAAATGTCTCCAAAGTTTTTTCATGCCAAGCTTACTCACGTCATTCTCTCTTTAATTGAGGAATTAACTCAGGAAAAGGGAATCGTTTGTCCTGAATGGGCTGTTTTATTAAAAAAGCAGGGAATAGATTGGATTCCAGTACCTGATATTGTCTACATTTCTCATGAACGTTTACCTGCTGACTGGAACGAAGATGAAGCTTGTCCTGTACCTCCTGATTTAGTGATTGAAATTATCTCTCCTGGACAAACCTTTGGAAAAATGGCGGCTAAAGCGCAACACTATCTAAATGCCAATGTGCTGCGAGTGTGGGTCTTAGACAGCAAAGCCAGAAGCATTACTGTTTTTTATCCAGATGCAGCACCAAAGACTTATATGGGAGATGAACTAATTAAAGATTCTTTATTACCAGAATTGCAATTTACAGCTGAACAGGTATTTCAAAAAGCGAAAATCCCCTTAAAGTAA
- the petL gene encoding cytochrome b6-f complex subunit PetL produces MLAVVSYILFLALFMGIAVGMLFGLRSAKIL; encoded by the coding sequence ATGTTAGCAGTAGTATCTTATATCCTCTTCTTGGCTTTGTTCATGGGCATAGCTGTGGGAATGCTGTTCGGTCTGCGTTCTGCGAAGATTCTTTAA
- a CDS encoding Uma2 family endonuclease, whose amino-acid sequence MTKTNLSPTLAVNIPPTLTLTVSHEQFVQLALANRDLQLERTATGELIVMPPTGSDTGYRNLDIAGQLWLWNRQTKLGVAFDSSSGFHLPNDSDRSPDAAWIRQDRWDALSIEQQETFAPICPDFVLELRSKNDSIEKLRAKMREYIDNGARLGWLIDRKNQQVEIYRPGQDVEVLNHPVSLSGEDVLPGFVLDLTKIWS is encoded by the coding sequence ATGACAAAAACTAACTTATCCCCAACCCTTGCGGTTAATATTCCACCTACGCTGACACTGACAGTCTCGCATGAGCAGTTTGTGCAGTTAGCACTGGCTAACAGAGATTTACAATTAGAACGAACTGCTACGGGAGAGTTAATTGTTATGCCGCCAACCGGCAGCGATACAGGATACAGAAACTTGGATATTGCTGGACAACTGTGGTTGTGGAATCGCCAGACTAAATTAGGTGTAGCATTTGACTCTTCAAGTGGTTTTCATCTACCTAATGATAGCGATCGCTCTCCTGATGCTGCATGGATACGTCAAGACAGATGGGATGCTCTCAGTATAGAACAGCAGGAAACCTTTGCCCCCATCTGTCCTGACTTCGTGTTAGAACTACGGTCTAAAAATGATTCTATAGAAAAGTTACGCGCCAAGATGAGAGAATACATAGATAATGGTGCGCGTTTAGGTTGGTTAATCGATCGCAAAAATCAACAGGTAGAAATTTATCGCCCAGGTCAAGATGTGGAAGTGCTAAATCATCCTGTGAGTTTGTCAGGGGAGGATGTTTTACCTGGGTTTGTATTGGATTTAACCAAAATCTGGAGTTGA
- the aroB gene encoding 3-dehydroquinate synthase, whose product MTSVINVNLPQQSYEIAIASGSLEQLGQQMSDLKLGKKVLLVSNPTIFKHYGERAINSLESAGFQVASYCLPAGERYKTLNSIQKLYDIALENRLERSSTMVALGGGVIGDMTGFAAASWLRGINVVQVPTTLLAMVDSAIGGKTGVNHPHGKNLIGAFHQPRLVLVDPDVLKTLPMREFRAGMAEVIKYGVIWDAELFAQMEASKHLNQLRYIKPELINAILTRSCQAKAEVVGKDEKEGGLRAILNYGHTIGHAVESLTGYRLVNHGEAVAIGMIAAGQIAVKLGMWQQEDTERQNALIQKAGLPTKLPEGLDIEGIIDALQLDKKVKNGKVRFILPTQLGVVTITDEVPTEIIRQVLEAT is encoded by the coding sequence ATGACTTCTGTAATTAATGTAAATCTACCACAGCAGTCTTATGAGATTGCGATCGCATCTGGAAGTTTAGAACAACTTGGTCAACAGATGTCTGATTTGAAACTAGGCAAAAAAGTATTGCTGGTTTCTAATCCCACTATATTTAAGCATTATGGTGAAAGAGCCATAAATTCTCTAGAATCTGCTGGGTTTCAAGTGGCTAGCTATTGCCTACCAGCCGGAGAACGCTACAAAACCCTCAATTCTATTCAAAAACTCTATGATATCGCCCTAGAAAATCGCCTAGAACGTTCCTCTACGATGGTAGCTTTGGGGGGAGGCGTAATTGGTGATATGACTGGCTTTGCTGCTGCTAGTTGGCTACGAGGAATTAACGTTGTACAAGTGCCTACAACCCTCCTAGCAATGGTAGATTCGGCAATTGGTGGTAAAACAGGCGTAAATCATCCCCACGGCAAAAACTTGATTGGGGCATTCCATCAGCCACGTTTAGTATTAGTTGACCCAGATGTGCTAAAAACCCTTCCCATGCGAGAATTTCGGGCAGGGATGGCAGAAGTAATTAAGTACGGTGTAATTTGGGATGCGGAGTTATTTGCCCAAATGGAAGCCAGTAAACACCTCAATCAATTGCGCTACATCAAACCAGAATTAATCAATGCTATTCTCACCCGTTCGTGTCAAGCTAAAGCCGAAGTTGTGGGCAAAGATGAAAAAGAAGGCGGACTACGGGCAATTCTTAACTATGGACACACCATTGGTCACGCTGTAGAAAGCTTGACTGGTTATCGGTTAGTCAATCACGGTGAAGCTGTCGCTATTGGCATGATAGCAGCCGGACAAATTGCTGTGAAATTGGGAATGTGGCAACAGGAAGACACAGAACGTCAAAATGCCCTGATTCAAAAAGCAGGCTTACCGACAAAGTTACCAGAAGGTTTAGATATTGAAGGTATTATTGATGCACTGCAACTAGATAAAAAAGTTAAAAATGGTAAAGTGCGGTTTATTCTACCCACCCAGCTAGGTGTAGTCACAATTACCGACGAAGTACCAACAGAGATCATTCGCCAAGTTTTAGAGGCAACGTAG